Proteins from a single region of Acidianus ambivalens:
- a CDS encoding RNA-guided endonuclease InsQ/TnpB family protein, whose product MSRKLRIKSLQPEEEYIYLTYSLENDKKEESRVLLENYKTLLQKALDWLWEKVKVERKEVKKGKKVFTKVKVKLPKKKKVYKILRDELEKINKLASHYVDKAINDTYSILRSWRRRAEKGQASLSKPTLRKVYVRIKSTLRKVDGESVRITVRPYEYITFSWSHTWFSRRVKGLELGEPIIKEDKVYLPFRYKLPWFTPLDFLAIDSNLYTLDAYDGEKFVTFSLKGLYSMKYGMELKRSKIQSFASKHGRKGKELMRKYSHRERNRVLDYVHKFVNKLLEMYPMTTFVVEKLNKQEMFEDANDSLSKKISKTVWRSIHRILKYKAPLYGSFVKEVNPRLTSRSCPRCGWVSRKVGRTFHCERCGFTMDRQLNASLNIYLKMCGFPHIRDIPRVWVGVIPLKGRRGNGSYSGEAQGLRIRYNFMKIQ is encoded by the coding sequence GTGTCGAGGAAATTAAGAATTAAATCACTCCAACCAGAAGAGGAGTACATTTACCTAACGTACTCCTTGGAGAATGATAAGAAGGAGGAGAGCAGAGTATTATTAGAGAACTACAAGACGCTACTACAGAAAGCATTGGACTGGTTATGGGAGAAGGTGAAGGTTGAGAGAAAAGAAGTGAAGAAGGGTAAGAAAGTATTTACGAAGGTCAAAGTTAAGTTACCTAAGAAAAAGAAAGTGTACAAAATTTTGAGGGATGAGCTAGAGAAGATCAACAAGTTGGCTTCACACTACGTGGATAAGGCAATTAATGACACTTACTCCATTTTAAGGAGTTGGAGGAGGAGGGCTGAAAAGGGACAAGCGTCATTGAGTAAACCAACACTGAGGAAGGTTTACGTTAGGATTAAGTCAACTCTTAGGAAGGTTGATGGCGAGAGCGTAAGGATTACTGTAAGACCTTACGAGTATATTACCTTCTCTTGGTCTCACACTTGGTTTTCACGAAGGGTTAAAGGGCTTGAACTAGGTGAGCCCATAATTAAGGAGGATAAAGTGTACTTACCGTTCCGCTACAAGTTACCTTGGTTTACTCCCTTAGATTTCCTAGCAATTGATAGTAACCTCTATACTCTAGATGCTTATGATGGAGAGAAGTTCGTCACGTTTTCCTTGAAGGGGCTTTACAGTATGAAGTACGGTATGGAGTTGAAAAGGAGTAAAATACAGTCTTTTGCTTCAAAGCACGGTAGGAAGGGGAAGGAGTTGATGAGAAAATATTCTCATAGAGAGAGGAACCGTGTACTGGATTATGTTCACAAGTTTGTGAATAAGTTGCTGGAGATGTACCCTATGACGACATTTGTTGTTGAAAAACTGAATAAGCAAGAGATGTTTGAAGATGCTAACGACTCCCTTTCTAAAAAGATTTCTAAGACTGTGTGGAGGTCAATTCACCGCATCTTAAAGTATAAGGCTCCTCTTTACGGTTCCTTTGTTAAGGAGGTGAATCCACGCCTCACTTCAAGGTCCTGCCCCAGATGTGGATGGGTTTCCCGAAAGGTTGGCAGGACTTTTCATTGCGAGAGGTGTGGGTTCACCATGGATAGGCAATTGAACGCATCTCTCAACATCTACCTCAAGATGTGCGGGTTTCCTCACATCCGTGATATTCCGCGGGTGTGGGTTGGGGTTATCCCGCTAAAGGGGCGGAGGGGTAACGGAAGTTACTCTGGTGAAGCCCAAGGGCTGAGAATTAGATACAATTTCATGAAAATTCAATGA
- a CDS encoding 5-formyltetrahydrofolate cyclo-ligase, translating into MDKEEIRQKIWKLMEETNIASFPRPVFGRIPNFKGSEKAAEILSTLPEFKKAEVVKVNPDSPQRKVRELVLSAGKKLLVPTPRLKGEFFLIYNVNPKLASTISGFTKLGKRISYKEIPPVDFIVVGSVAVTRSGDRVGKGEGYSELEYAILRELGKVNEKTPVATTVHSIQIVDEIPSQPFDVPVDIIVTEKEIIRTKPNREKPKGIYMEYLTKEKIEETPYLKYYLMETGRLK; encoded by the coding sequence ATGGATAAGGAAGAAATTAGACAAAAGATATGGAAATTAATGGAAGAAACTAACATAGCATCTTTTCCTAGACCAGTTTTTGGTAGGATTCCTAACTTTAAAGGTTCAGAAAAAGCGGCTGAGATTCTTTCTACGCTTCCTGAATTTAAAAAAGCTGAAGTAGTTAAAGTGAATCCAGACTCTCCGCAAAGAAAAGTGAGAGAGTTAGTTCTATCAGCCGGTAAAAAGTTATTAGTTCCGACGCCTAGGCTTAAAGGAGAATTTTTCTTAATTTATAATGTTAATCCTAAGCTTGCATCTACAATTTCAGGATTTACTAAATTGGGCAAAAGAATTAGTTATAAGGAAATTCCTCCAGTAGATTTTATAGTAGTGGGTTCTGTTGCTGTAACCAGATCAGGAGATAGGGTAGGAAAAGGAGAAGGTTATAGTGAATTGGAATACGCAATATTAAGGGAACTAGGTAAGGTTAATGAGAAAACACCAGTAGCTACAACAGTCCACTCTATACAAATAGTCGATGAAATACCTTCACAGCCGTTTGATGTGCCAGTTGATATAATTGTAACTGAAAAGGAAATTATAAGGACTAAGCCTAATAGAGAGAAACCAAAGGGAATTTACATGGAGTATTTAACCAAGGAGAAAATAGAAGAAACTCCATACTTAAAATATTATTTAATGGAGACAGGTAGATTAAAATGA
- a CDS encoding alpha/beta hydrolase family protein: MTPEEAYSIKLISDVKLNNGGDLLHVETWIENKEYKSAIFLDKRKIIEGKVSLPRFNGEYLYYVKEIKGQKNKKEACLFRKSPYGEEEKLLCLGKISDYAFHNKGILILGEDKVNKNKPFEATKLKYRFDSRGLLRTRQSLYLFSTKLEKIISGDFDVTGVATNGKRVVISATKENDDIGLSDVYEVDLSNGEMRRITQGEGIVNAVAMNEKGQIAYLGHRKGRAPWAVDEIILPEEDKSFLCGNTCGGDVLTDLFDGAKTRIYFVNDVIYSLGQVKGEVQIYKISDKAEQITEGKIVVRGFDVNTKEDIAYFYTTPTKPSILHYKEDYDPNPGVEGIEPQEINDEIQGWAIITNPDNPTILFIHGGPHAAYGYGYFIEFQFFASNGFNIIYCNPRGSQGYGEDFAKACVGDWGGKDMQDIINFTKKVIEKYNLKGKLGVTGGSYGGYMTNWIVTRTDMFSAAIAERSISNLVSMCGTSDIGFWFNAMEAGIDDPWKQENIEKLMRMSPIYYVKNVKTPTMLIHGEEDYRCPIEQAEQFFMALKMNGVPTVLERYPGDSHEHARRGKPKNMIDRLYKKIWWFTKYLK, from the coding sequence ATGACACCAGAGGAAGCCTATTCAATAAAACTCATATCTGATGTAAAATTAAATAATGGAGGAGATTTACTTCATGTAGAAACTTGGATAGAAAACAAGGAGTATAAATCAGCAATTTTTCTAGATAAGAGAAAAATAATTGAAGGAAAAGTAAGCTTACCTAGGTTTAATGGTGAATATCTATATTATGTTAAAGAAATTAAAGGGCAAAAGAACAAGAAAGAAGCTTGTTTATTCAGGAAATCTCCTTATGGAGAAGAAGAGAAACTACTCTGCTTAGGTAAAATCTCAGATTACGCATTTCACAACAAGGGGATTCTTATCTTAGGTGAAGATAAAGTAAATAAGAACAAACCATTTGAGGCAACTAAACTTAAGTACAGATTTGACAGTAGAGGACTTTTAAGGACTAGGCAATCTCTTTACTTATTTTCGACAAAGTTAGAGAAAATAATTAGTGGAGACTTTGACGTCACTGGAGTCGCTACTAACGGTAAAAGAGTTGTAATTTCTGCAACAAAGGAGAACGATGATATAGGTCTTTCAGACGTTTACGAAGTCGATTTATCTAATGGGGAAATGAGGAGAATAACTCAAGGAGAAGGAATAGTAAACGCTGTGGCTATGAACGAAAAAGGTCAAATAGCCTACTTAGGCCATAGAAAAGGCAGGGCACCTTGGGCAGTAGATGAAATAATACTTCCAGAGGAGGACAAAAGTTTTCTCTGCGGTAATACATGCGGAGGTGACGTATTAACAGACCTATTTGACGGAGCAAAAACTAGAATTTATTTTGTAAACGACGTTATTTATTCTCTTGGTCAAGTTAAAGGAGAAGTCCAAATTTATAAAATAAGTGATAAGGCAGAGCAAATAACTGAAGGCAAAATAGTAGTTAGAGGTTTTGACGTTAATACCAAGGAAGATATAGCGTATTTCTATACAACTCCCACTAAACCTTCGATTCTTCATTATAAGGAGGATTATGACCCTAATCCTGGAGTAGAAGGAATAGAACCACAGGAGATTAACGACGAAATTCAGGGTTGGGCTATAATTACTAATCCAGATAATCCAACAATACTGTTTATTCATGGTGGACCTCACGCTGCATACGGCTATGGATATTTTATAGAGTTTCAATTCTTTGCATCCAATGGATTTAACATAATATATTGCAATCCTAGGGGAAGTCAAGGCTATGGAGAAGATTTTGCGAAGGCATGTGTAGGAGACTGGGGTGGGAAAGACATGCAGGATATAATAAATTTTACTAAAAAAGTAATTGAAAAATACAATCTTAAAGGGAAATTGGGCGTTACTGGAGGTTCTTATGGCGGATATATGACAAACTGGATAGTTACTCGGACAGATATGTTTTCTGCAGCAATTGCTGAAAGGAGTATATCCAACTTGGTTAGCATGTGCGGGACTAGTGATATAGGCTTTTGGTTTAATGCAATGGAGGCAGGAATTGATGATCCTTGGAAGCAGGAAAATATTGAAAAATTAATGAGAATGTCTCCAATTTATTATGTTAAGAACGTAAAGACGCCAACCATGTTAATCCACGGCGAAGAAGACTATAGATGTCCAATAGAACAAGCAGAACAGTTCTTTATGGCATTGAAAATGAACGGAGTACCTACAGTGTTAGAGAGGTATCCTGGTGATTCTCATGAGCACGCTAGGAGAGGAAAACCTAAAAATATGATTGATAGGCTTTATAAGAAAATATGGTGGTTTACTAAGTATTTAAAATAA
- a CDS encoding DEAD/DEAH box helicase — translation MSNFVKLDIKALDSYQPLMLISPTGSGKTFSVIKYALKQDTYNKVVFAMPTKAAIREVYTKLSLFTNDVGRDDSDVRLEDNFNAEEVWRKKIIITSYERLLQQMISSPSLFSNSLLVIDEAHLLLSEGRNCTLQELLAYYKFFRDKFSGKINVILLSATMPDVDSLSEYLEAKVICNDKRPVNIDVKIVKVSQKRGENYYLNKAIEFINYVKKGELKLENYKQILVYTNTRRSAEEISKLIEKELHVPTAFHHAGLPIEVRKKIEDDMRSENNQYKVIVSTDTLALSINTNVDVVVVLALKRFAGLRTYVEPSTVAQVIGRAGRPGYSEKGLALIFAESDEVKIVNKALKKDFGKVPEPLDYPQTVLRWIYSGLDPLLLARYGYRYSPSKIKDSLSFLENIGAIQKGKVTPLGKVFAYEMVPKKGMNLLKLIIKFDKKGNPLARALYYSFIYSFFVDEYFSRKVNEGEILRKGNSIFLDSVKSLRGSFGRYTYFTVGESLEPSTWFYYSLTVPQVISTDDIAESIRKSSEIIYNLSTYSLISEDLNKPSYFIMRLMRSYRRILREGKKVEEIIDFIRFCFSNYQELSKSKDEFFDTQWIRNA, via the coding sequence ATGAGTAACTTTGTTAAGCTTGATATTAAGGCTTTAGACTCTTACCAGCCACTAATGCTTATATCCCCTACTGGTTCAGGTAAAACTTTCTCTGTAATAAAGTATGCATTAAAACAAGATACTTACAATAAGGTAGTATTTGCGATGCCTACAAAAGCGGCTATTAGAGAAGTTTACACTAAACTTTCACTTTTTACTAATGACGTGGGGAGAGACGATAGTGATGTCAGACTCGAAGATAATTTTAATGCGGAAGAAGTCTGGAGAAAGAAAATTATTATAACTAGTTATGAAAGGCTTTTGCAACAAATGATCTCTTCTCCTTCTCTCTTTTCTAATTCGCTTTTAGTTATTGATGAGGCACATTTGCTCCTCTCAGAAGGAAGAAATTGCACTCTTCAAGAGCTTTTAGCATATTACAAGTTCTTTAGGGATAAATTTAGCGGTAAAATTAATGTTATATTACTTAGCGCAACAATGCCAGATGTAGATTCGCTTTCCGAATATCTAGAGGCAAAGGTTATTTGTAACGATAAAAGGCCAGTAAACATAGACGTAAAAATAGTAAAGGTTTCTCAGAAGAGGGGTGAAAACTACTATTTAAATAAGGCAATAGAGTTCATAAATTACGTTAAGAAAGGGGAACTTAAATTAGAAAATTATAAGCAAATACTAGTTTACACTAATACTAGGAGATCCGCAGAGGAAATATCTAAATTAATAGAGAAGGAACTTCATGTACCTACAGCTTTTCATCATGCAGGTTTGCCGATAGAAGTTAGAAAAAAGATAGAGGACGACATGAGGAGTGAAAATAACCAGTATAAGGTAATAGTTTCAACTGACACTTTAGCTCTTAGTATAAATACTAACGTAGATGTAGTAGTAGTTTTAGCATTAAAGAGGTTCGCAGGCTTAAGAACTTATGTAGAGCCTTCAACAGTTGCCCAAGTTATTGGAAGAGCAGGAAGGCCAGGTTATTCAGAAAAAGGTTTGGCTTTAATCTTTGCAGAATCTGACGAAGTAAAAATAGTTAATAAAGCGTTAAAAAAGGACTTTGGAAAGGTTCCAGAGCCTTTAGATTATCCACAAACAGTATTAAGGTGGATTTACAGCGGTTTAGATCCTTTACTCTTGGCAAGATATGGATATAGGTATTCTCCTTCAAAGATAAAAGATTCCTTATCATTCCTTGAAAATATAGGTGCTATCCAGAAAGGTAAAGTAACTCCCCTAGGTAAAGTATTTGCTTATGAAATGGTTCCAAAGAAAGGTATGAATTTGCTTAAGCTAATAATAAAATTTGATAAAAAAGGAAATCCTCTAGCAAGAGCATTATACTACTCTTTTATATATTCCTTCTTCGTAGACGAATACTTTAGCAGAAAAGTAAATGAAGGAGAAATATTAAGAAAAGGTAATTCCATTTTCCTAGATTCAGTAAAATCCTTGAGGGGAAGTTTCGGTAGATATACATATTTTACTGTTGGAGAAAGTTTAGAGCCTTCAACTTGGTTTTATTATTCTTTAACTGTACCACAAGTTATTTCAACTGATGATATCGCGGAAAGCATTAGGAAATCTTCTGAAATAATTTATAATCTTTCTACTTATTCTCTAATCAGCGAAGATTTGAATAAACCTTCATATTTTATTATGAGACTTATGAGGTCATATAGGAGGATTTTAAGAGAAGGAAAAAAGGTAGAAGAAATTATCGATTTTATAAGATTCTGTTTTTCAAATTACCAAGAGCTTTCCAAATCTAAAGATGAATTCTTTGATACCCAATGGATTAGAAATGCTTAA
- a CDS encoding hydantoinase B/oxoprolinase family protein — protein sequence MKWEIVHKATSFIAEEMGVSLKKSALSPNIRERMDHSCAIVNEEGKIVAQAEHIPVHLGSFKIGVLNVLNYLEKEGIELGEGDSIIFNDPYISGTHLNDIGVLSPIFYNGKLVGYAVNKAHHVDVGGPLQGSINPTAKTIYEEGVVIPPVKLTKKGSLNDEIIKIIKENFKVPDFSLGDIKAQISANKLGEERVRQLFEKYGDIRQSWEESIDYSRRLALNVINTWKKGEYEAEDYLEWGSSLLPIKIKLRVEEKGIIADFEGTHKQIEGPLNAVLGVTYSAVSFAVRSMVGEVPTNDGFYSLITVKAEEGSLVNPLKPAAVGGGNVETSQRIADVTFLAMSKFLKVPAAASGTMMNIMMGGIYKGKYWSYYETVGGGSGGRPCKDGVSAVQNNMTNTLNTPIEIAERQYPILFIEYRIREGSGGNGLHKGGDGIIRGFKLLSKAKISILADRFKIGPWGLEGGERGKPGRVTINGKEYPSKFTEEVNEGDVILVETPGGGGYGKAY from the coding sequence ATGAAGTGGGAGATCGTTCATAAGGCTACGTCCTTCATAGCTGAAGAAATGGGAGTTTCATTAAAGAAATCTGCGCTTTCGCCAAACATTAGGGAGAGAATGGATCACAGCTGTGCCATAGTTAACGAAGAAGGAAAAATAGTTGCACAAGCTGAACATATACCAGTACACCTAGGGTCGTTTAAAATAGGCGTTCTTAATGTATTAAATTACTTGGAAAAAGAAGGGATAGAGCTTGGGGAAGGAGATTCCATTATATTTAATGACCCATATATTTCTGGAACGCACTTAAACGACATTGGAGTATTATCTCCTATATTTTATAATGGAAAGTTAGTAGGTTATGCAGTAAATAAAGCCCATCACGTAGACGTTGGAGGCCCATTACAAGGCTCAATAAATCCTACCGCCAAAACAATTTATGAAGAAGGCGTAGTAATTCCACCAGTAAAGTTAACTAAAAAAGGTAGCTTAAATGACGAAATAATTAAGATAATAAAGGAAAATTTCAAAGTTCCAGATTTCTCACTAGGAGATATAAAGGCTCAGATATCTGCAAATAAGCTAGGAGAAGAAAGAGTAAGACAGTTATTCGAAAAATATGGAGATATAAGACAATCATGGGAGGAATCTATTGATTACTCTAGAAGACTTGCACTAAATGTAATAAATACATGGAAAAAAGGAGAATATGAAGCAGAAGACTATTTAGAATGGGGATCTTCACTACTACCTATAAAAATTAAACTTAGGGTAGAAGAAAAAGGAATAATTGCAGACTTTGAAGGAACTCACAAGCAAATTGAAGGACCACTTAACGCTGTCCTAGGAGTAACTTATTCTGCGGTCTCTTTTGCAGTTAGGTCTATGGTAGGAGAAGTTCCTACAAATGATGGATTCTATTCTTTAATAACCGTCAAAGCTGAGGAAGGAAGCCTAGTTAATCCTTTAAAACCTGCTGCAGTTGGCGGGGGTAACGTAGAGACTTCGCAAAGAATAGCAGACGTAACTTTCCTGGCTATGAGTAAGTTCCTTAAAGTTCCTGCAGCGGCCTCAGGAACTATGATGAATATAATGATGGGTGGTATCTACAAAGGAAAATATTGGTCTTATTATGAAACTGTAGGTGGAGGTAGCGGTGGGAGACCGTGTAAGGACGGTGTATCTGCAGTGCAAAATAATATGACCAACACTTTAAATACGCCAATAGAAATAGCCGAAAGACAATATCCTATTCTCTTTATAGAATATAGAATAAGGGAAGGTAGTGGGGGTAATGGGCTTCACAAAGGAGGAGATGGAATAATTAGGGGATTTAAACTGCTGTCTAAAGCCAAGATATCTATACTGGCTGATAGGTTTAAGATAGGACCTTGGGGATTAGAAGGAGGAGAAAGAGGAAAACCTGGGAGAGTTACAATAAACGGTAAGGAGTATCCTAGCAAATTCACTGAAGAGGTTAATGAAGGAGACGTAATACTAGTGGAAACTCCAGGTGGTGGAGGATATGGTAAAGCTTATTAA
- a CDS encoding uracil-DNA glycosylase — MFDDEIISCYRCPRLRQYSEMIAKIKVKRFRNWEYWGKPLPGYGDENASLLIVGLAPAAHGGNRTGRVFTGDESGKWVTKALYELGLSNLEFSLSREENLILRGVYLTNAVKCAPPENKPLREEILNCNYFLRKEIMSLRNLKVILALGKMAFDSVCMAFNEKCKFSHGVVYDVKGKKIVGSYHPSAQNTKTGRLTWESFMQVVRKAYELTKES, encoded by the coding sequence ATGTTCGATGATGAGATTATATCGTGCTATAGATGTCCTAGACTTAGGCAATATTCTGAAATGATAGCTAAAATAAAGGTGAAAAGATTTAGAAACTGGGAATATTGGGGAAAGCCTTTACCAGGATACGGTGACGAAAATGCAAGCTTACTTATTGTCGGATTAGCCCCTGCAGCACATGGCGGAAATAGAACTGGCAGAGTATTTACTGGTGACGAATCCGGTAAATGGGTAACTAAAGCCCTCTACGAATTGGGATTGTCAAATCTAGAGTTCTCCTTAAGTAGAGAAGAAAACTTGATCCTTAGAGGAGTTTATTTAACTAACGCTGTAAAATGCGCTCCCCCTGAGAATAAGCCTTTAAGGGAAGAGATCCTAAACTGTAATTATTTCCTAAGAAAGGAGATAATGTCCTTAAGAAATCTCAAAGTAATATTAGCTCTAGGTAAAATGGCATTTGATTCAGTTTGCATGGCTTTTAATGAGAAATGCAAATTTTCTCACGGCGTAGTTTATGACGTTAAGGGAAAGAAAATAGTTGGAAGCTATCATCCTAGTGCCCAGAATACCAAGACCGGAAGACTTACCTGGGAGTCTTTCATGCAAGTTGTAAGGAAAGCTTATGAATTAACTAAGGAATCCTAG
- a CDS encoding hydantoinase/oxoprolinase family protein → MIVAVDVGGTFTDIVGIDENGKITIYKGLTTPKSPEIGVYEGLKKGNFHDVKEIIHATTIATNAILGQVNLELPEVALLTTKGFKDVIEIGRQNRPELYNPFFDKPAPLVPRDKRYEINERVNAEGKIIQKVNEEEVENLIKSIKADAIAISFLHSYINPDNEKIVAQIVRKYFKYVSVSHEIAPEPREYERASTTVLNAKLMPIVSRYLEALESLLRDFSSPPIFIMASSGGLIDKEEASRRPVQIIESGPAAGVVGVAYFSELLNIKNAISFDMGGTTAKAGTVVDHKIEITTEYEVGGKAHHGRVIKGSGYPVRFPFVDLSEVSAGGGTIIWKDSAGGLRVGPLSAGADPGPISYARGGKDPTLTDANVALGRVESLLSGEMKLDKEGAIKGLNKLGDYVEIANEAIKLANMEMGRAIRLVTVERGLDPEDFTLFAYGGAGPQYAIDLAEEMGISTVVIPPYPGLFSALGMLFADKKYEARKSYPKDLEKDFEELESKVKGKYYLRYADVRYEGQGWEITIPVSNVKKIKEDFETIHRKIYGFTLDRDIEITTIRVFGIVPSYKVTLPKPKTDGKPNVKFRKVYFDEWIETPIYKREELPSNYEIEGPAILEEYSSTIVIKPNWKGIVDENGFIKISKV, encoded by the coding sequence ATGATAGTAGCTGTAGATGTAGGAGGTACATTTACTGATATAGTTGGAATAGATGAAAATGGTAAAATTACTATTTATAAAGGATTAACTACTCCTAAATCTCCAGAGATAGGCGTATACGAAGGATTAAAAAAGGGAAATTTTCACGACGTGAAAGAGATAATACATGCTACAACTATAGCAACAAATGCAATTTTAGGACAAGTTAACTTGGAGCTTCCAGAAGTTGCTTTACTTACGACTAAGGGATTTAAGGACGTTATAGAGATTGGGAGGCAAAATAGACCAGAGCTCTATAATCCGTTTTTTGATAAACCTGCTCCCTTAGTACCAAGGGATAAAAGATATGAAATAAATGAGAGAGTCAATGCTGAAGGAAAAATAATTCAAAAAGTTAATGAAGAAGAAGTAGAGAACCTAATAAAATCTATCAAGGCAGACGCAATAGCGATCTCTTTTTTGCATTCTTATATAAATCCGGATAACGAAAAGATAGTTGCACAGATAGTTAGGAAATACTTCAAATACGTTTCAGTATCTCATGAGATAGCTCCTGAACCTAGGGAATACGAAAGAGCGTCAACAACTGTACTGAACGCAAAATTAATGCCAATAGTAAGCAGATACTTGGAGGCTTTAGAATCTTTACTTAGGGATTTTAGTTCGCCGCCTATTTTTATTATGGCTAGTTCTGGAGGCTTAATAGATAAGGAAGAGGCATCAAGAAGACCAGTCCAAATAATAGAATCTGGGCCTGCCGCAGGAGTAGTAGGTGTTGCTTACTTTTCTGAATTACTTAACATTAAAAATGCAATAAGCTTTGACATGGGCGGAACTACTGCAAAAGCAGGAACAGTAGTCGACCATAAAATAGAGATAACTACAGAATACGAGGTAGGAGGAAAAGCCCATCATGGTAGAGTGATTAAAGGTTCTGGATATCCTGTCAGATTTCCATTTGTAGACTTAAGTGAAGTTTCCGCAGGTGGAGGAACTATAATCTGGAAAGATAGTGCAGGTGGGTTAAGAGTAGGGCCTTTAAGTGCTGGTGCAGATCCTGGACCAATAAGTTATGCAAGAGGTGGAAAAGATCCTACATTAACTGACGCTAATGTAGCCCTAGGAAGAGTAGAATCTTTACTCTCAGGCGAAATGAAACTAGATAAAGAGGGAGCGATAAAGGGATTAAATAAATTAGGAGATTATGTTGAAATAGCTAACGAGGCAATAAAGCTAGCAAATATGGAAATGGGAAGGGCTATAAGACTTGTCACAGTAGAGAGAGGTCTTGATCCCGAAGATTTTACTCTATTTGCATATGGAGGAGCAGGACCTCAATATGCCATTGATCTCGCAGAAGAGATGGGAATTTCTACAGTAGTAATTCCCCCATACCCTGGACTTTTTTCTGCTTTAGGAATGTTATTTGCTGATAAAAAATATGAAGCGAGAAAGTCGTATCCTAAGGATCTTGAGAAAGATTTCGAAGAGTTGGAATCTAAGGTAAAGGGGAAATATTACTTAAGATATGCTGATGTGAGGTATGAAGGACAAGGATGGGAAATTACAATCCCAGTAAGTAACGTAAAAAAGATTAAGGAAGATTTTGAAACTATACACAGAAAAATTTATGGCTTCACTTTAGATAGAGATATAGAAATTACGACTATTAGAGTATTTGGAATAGTTCCATCTTATAAAGTAACGTTGCCTAAACCTAAAACAGACGGTAAACCTAACGTAAAATTTAGGAAGGTCTACTTTGATGAATGGATTGAAACTCCTATATATAAGAGAGAAGAGCTTCCTAGCAATTACGAAATAGAAGGTCCAGCAATTCTTGAAGAATATAGTTCAACAATCGTAATAAAACCTAATTGGAAAGGGATAGTAGATGAGAACGGATTTATAAAGATTTCAAAGGTGTAA
- a CDS encoding IS607-like element IS1921 family transposase — MLKPKEVCQRLGISYRTLQSYVKKGYIKPVILQSGKWRFREEDVEKLMGIVRKRKVILYARVSSNAQKDDLVNQLKYLQEQVKDYDQVITDVGSGLNMKRKGFLKLLRMILNNEVSKVVIAYPDRLVRFGFEILEEVCKAHNCELVVLNNEDKTPEQELVEDLISILVSFSGKLQGMRSQKYEKVKKCVEEIKN; from the coding sequence ATGCTAAAACCTAAAGAAGTCTGCCAACGCTTAGGAATATCATACCGCACTTTACAGAGCTACGTAAAGAAAGGATACATCAAACCAGTAATACTACAGAGTGGAAAGTGGAGGTTTAGGGAAGAGGACGTAGAAAAACTGATGGGTATTGTTAGAAAGAGGAAAGTGATACTTTACGCGAGAGTGTCATCAAACGCACAAAAAGACGACTTGGTAAACCAATTAAAATACCTGCAAGAACAAGTAAAGGACTACGACCAAGTAATAACTGACGTAGGTTCTGGGTTAAACATGAAGAGAAAAGGATTCCTCAAGTTGTTAAGAATGATACTAAACAACGAGGTGTCAAAAGTAGTCATAGCTTACCCAGACAGACTAGTTAGGTTCGGCTTCGAAATCCTTGAAGAGGTATGCAAAGCACATAATTGTGAACTCGTGGTATTAAACAATGAGGACAAAACACCAGAACAAGAGCTAGTAGAAGACCTAATCTCAATCCTAGTCTCCTTTAGTGGAAAATTGCAAGGAATGAGGAGTCAAAAATACGAAAAGGTGAAGAAGTGTGTCGAGGAAATTAAGAATTAA